One window of Podarcis raffonei isolate rPodRaf1 chromosome 15, rPodRaf1.pri, whole genome shotgun sequence genomic DNA carries:
- the LOC128402869 gene encoding prolactin-releasing peptide receptor-like produces MESAGRWDHGPSNSSTYEVELRNGSNSTSQFTGVRMIQSFKPLIIPCYTLVVLVGIFGNYLLLHVICKTKKMHNVTNFFIGNLAFSDMLMCATCVPFTLAYAFNPQGWVFGKFLCYFVFLMQPMTVYVSVFTLTAIAVDRYYTTVHLLKKRISFTTCVYIIGGIWLLSGALVAPAIAHTYHVEFQKEGFAICEEFWMEEGKEHLVYAYSTLIITYILPLSAVSLSYICITIKLKNHVVPGHPTQNQAEFDRLRKRKIFRLLVLVVAAFAICWLPIHVFNILRDIDINLINKDYFLLIQLLCHWFAMSSSCCNPFLYAWLHDRFRSGLKEVFTFKQKIMPTNNCVAVSVML; encoded by the exons ATGGAATCCGCTGGTCGCTGGGACCATGGCCCGTCCAACAGCAGCACCTATGAGGTTGAGCTCAGAAACGGCTCCAATTCCACTTCTCAGTTTACCGGCGTGCGGATGATCCAGTCTTTCAAGCCTCTGATCATTCCCTGCTACACTTTGGTTGTGCTGGTGGGCATTTTTGGGAACTATCTCCTCCTCCACGTTATCTGTAAGACTAAGAAAATGCACAATGTCACCAACTTCTTCATTGGAAACCTGGCCTTTTCTGACATGCTGATGTGTGCAACCTGTGTCCCTTTTACTCTAGCATATGCCTTCAACCCCCAGGGATGGGTCTTTGGGAAGTTCTTGTGCTATTTTGTGTTCCTGATGCAGCCCATGACGGTATATGTGTCTGTCTTCACCCTCACGGCTATCGCAGTAGACAG GTACTACACCACTGTGCACCTCCTTAAGAAGCGCATTTCCTTTACTACCTGCGTGTACATCATCGGTGGGATCTGGCTGCTCTCGGGTGCCTTGGTGGCCCCCGCTATTGCCCACACCTACCATGTGGAGTTCCAGAAGGAAGGCTTTGCAATCTGCGAGGAGTTCTGGATGGAAGAGGGGAAAGAGCACCTGGTCTATGCCTACAGCACCTTGATCATCACCTACATCCTCCCCCTGTCGGCTGTCTCCCTCTCATACATCTGCATCACCATTAAGCTGAAGAACCACGTTGTGCCTGGCCACCCGACGCAGAACCAGGCAGAGTTCGACCGCCTGCGGAAGAGGAAGATCTTCCGCCTGCTTGTGCTGGTGGTGGCCGCCTTTGCCATCTGCTGGCTCCCCATCCACGTCTTCAACATCCTACGTGACATTGACATCAACCTCATCAACAAGGACTACTTCCTTCTGatccagctgctctgccactggtTTGCCATGAGCTCTTCCTGCTGCAACCCCTTCCTCTATGCCTGGCTGCATGATCGCTTCCGAAGCGGATTGAAAGAGGTGTTCACCTTCAAGCAGAAGATCATGCCCACCAATAACTGTGTAGCGGTCAGCGTAATGCTCTGA